Below is a window of Undibacterium sp. YM2 DNA.
GCGATCGTGAAGACCACGATAGTCCAGCCCCAGTTACCCAGCATTTTGTGGATTTGTTCCATGACCCAGAACAAAGGCTTGGCGATGATAGTCAATACACCATAGTCCTTGACCAGTTCAAAGCCAGGGGCAATTGCTTCCAGCTTCGCAGATTCTTGCGGGCCGGAATACAGATGCGCATTCATGCTGACGGTTGCGCCTGGTGCGACCGTGCCCATAGGCAAGACATTACCTACTGCATACAGATTGGTATCAACCTGTTTCGTGAAAATTTCGCGCTTGACCTTGTCTTGCGGGATGAAAGAAGACACAAAGAAATGCTGCAACATCGCTACCCAGCCATTGTCCGATGCTTTGGCATGGCCGTCAGTACCCTTGGCGATTTTTTCAAAATCCAGTTTCTGGAATTTTTCTGCTTCTGTATATACAGCTGGCGCATAGAATTCACCGCTGCCAGAGAACATGCCGCCACTTTCAGGCTTGGTGCCGTCATGTAACAGTTGCAGATACAGAGATGGCGTGACTGCTGCCGTGCCAGTATTGCTCACATCATGACGCACATCGATCAGGTACTCCCCTTTTTTGAAGGTATAAGTCTTGGTCAGCTTGACACCACCTTGCTCGGCATCCAGTACCAGTTGTACCTGGTTACCACCTTCCAGGGTGCGGACACCTGGCCTGGCGATGAAGCCGGATTTGTGGTTAGGGAAAGGGCCACCCAGCAAACCAGTCTGCGCCAGATAAGTACGTTTGGCCGAGTTATCGAACAGAACCATGTTTTTTGTATGGTCTGTGCCATCTTTATGCTTCAGCAATTCCAGCTTTTTGAGCTCGCCACCGATGGTATCAATATCTGCCTTGATGACATCAGTAGTGATGGTGATGGTTTCGCTCTTGATGACAGGGGCAGCATCTGTACCCGCTGTTGCCGCAGCA
It encodes the following:
- the yidC gene encoding membrane protein insertase YidC; translation: MDIKRTVLWVIFSFALIMLWNGWGVYSGKPSIFAPPPPKVASASASASASASNTASASGAAGSASAVAAAATAGTDAAPVIKSETITITTDVIKADIDTIGGELKKLELLKHKDGTDHTKNMVLFDNSAKRTYLAQTGLLGGPFPNHKSGFIARPGVRTLEGGNQVQLVLDAEQGGVKLTKTYTFKKGEYLIDVRHDVSNTGTAAVTPSLYLQLLHDGTKPESGGMFSGSGEFYAPAVYTEAEKFQKLDFEKIAKGTDGHAKASDNGWVAMLQHFFVSSFIPQDKVKREIFTKQVDTNLYAVGNVLPMGTVAPGATVSMNAHLYSGPQESAKLEAIAPGFELVKDYGVLTIIAKPLFWVMEQIHKMLGNWGWTIVVFTIAIKLALFPLSAAGYRSMAKMKVVTPKMQAVRERFKNDPQKMNQAMMELYKTEKINPLGGCFPILIQMPIFLALYWVLQASVEMRGAPWVGWITDLTSPDPWYILPVVYAISMFITTKLNPAPADPVQAKMMMFMPLAFSVMFFFFPSGLVLYWVVNNILSIAQQWVINNKLIPPEHKA